In the Myxococcales bacterium genome, TTCCTGAACCATAACCCCGAAATGCCGAGCGTCAAATTGTCGTGTCGCGACCATCAGGAACGATTCGCGACAACTGGCCAAAAACAAAATCGTGATTACCCATTGTGGGAGGGGTAAAAAATCAGTCTCGGCCCGATCGACCGGTTGAAAGTTCGGGAGCAGTCGCATGTTGAATGAAATCACCATCCGCATCGCCGGCGCCGCGGGGCAGGGAATTCAAACCACCGCGGATTTGCTCGGCAAGGCCGCGACCCGCGCCGGCTATTGGGCGTTGGGCAATGTCGATGCCGAATCCCGGATTCGCGGCGGCCTCAATTATTGTCAGGTCCGCCTTGCCGTCGAACCGCGCCCGGCCATTCGCCGCCAGGCCGATATCCTGGTGGCGCATACAGAACGCGCGCTGACCGAGAATGCCGGCGATTTGCCGCCCGAGGCGGCGGTTTTGGCCGACGAACCTTGGGAGCATCCGGGACGCGTCCCGTGGAATTTATTGGATCTGGCCCGGCAGGCGGGCACGGCGAAATCGGTCGGCACGGTGGCCGCGGGAGCGATCTGGGCCATGCTCGGCCTCCGGCGCGACATCATGGATACGGCGATCGGCGATCAGTTTTCCGGGCGGCTGTTGGAAGTCAACCGGCAGGCGATCGAACTGGGGTACGAGGCGGGCGCGCACTGGGCAGGCGGCGCAAGATACCGCTTGTCGCCCGGCGACGGGATAGCCGGCCGATTGTGGATATCCGGCGGCGAGGCCATCGCTTTGGGAGCGGTCGCGGGCGGCGTGTCGCTGCTGGCGGCTTATCCCATGTCGCCGTCCACTTCCATTTTGATGCGGTTGGCGGATTGGGCGGCGCGGCTGGGCATCGTCGTCGAACAAGCCGAGGACGAAATCGCCGCGATCAACATGGTGGCCGGCGCTTCCTATGCCGGGGCGCGGGCCATGACGACGACTTCCGGCGGCGGTTTCGATCTGATGACCGAGGGCGTATCCCTGCTGGGCATGATCGAGGCTCCGGCGGTGATCGTCATCGCGCAGCGCCCCGGGCCGTCCACAGGTCTGGCGACCCGGACCGCGCAGGGCGATCTGCAACTGGCTTTGCACGCGGGCCACG is a window encoding:
- a CDS encoding 2-oxoacid:acceptor oxidoreductase subunit alpha translates to MLNEITIRIAGAAGQGIQTTADLLGKAATRAGYWALGNVDAESRIRGGLNYCQVRLAVEPRPAIRRQADILVAHTERALTENAGDLPPEAAVLADEPWEHPGRVPWNLLDLARQAGTAKSVGTVAAGAIWAMLGLRRDIMDTAIGDQFSGRLLEVNRQAIELGYEAGAHWAGGARYRLSPGDGIAGRLWISGGEAIALGAVAGGVSLLAAYPMSPSTSILMRLADWAARLGIVVEQAEDEIAAINMVAGASYAGARAMTTTSGGGFDLMTEGVSLLGMIEAPAVIVIAQRPGPSTGLATRTAQGDLQLALHAGHGRFARVILAPRDIADGFALTARAFDIAEKYQTPVFILTDQQLQDGQMTCAPFDWEGLPTRRWLLTPDELAAGPEYRRFADTPNGISPLAAPGAAEQLVIVSSDEHDEVGHINIPRLTAERMGSKRLRKIDTVAAEVSLPFTLAGDARNKPLVIGWGSSYGALAEARSRSAGGDAFAHLHLRQLWPLPGPELAALIDRAPLTVVAENNAAGELADLLQQVVGRPLPRRLNKHDGRPFTADELAERIDREIRS